The following proteins come from a genomic window of Synechococcus sp. NB0720_010:
- a CDS encoding PP2C family protein-serine/threonine phosphatase, producing MSNLPPAYHSHPGGVGSLKPASAVASLRQLLDSLGKEQRRNQELLASLAFALRSFTNLERFLELVPLVATRLVEAEGAVLVVFHPDGRLWREQLHGSHPELLRQLATLSDEQLQQASGDEAVAQLLDALVRRQLGDRPLVATSLAARSRVRGRLYVFGSKAGLSWSESHRRHVQLVADLAGVAVEGDQLLQEARRHERLDRQLSTGGEIQAQLLPDHCPVIEGVELAARCRPAFEVGGDYFDFIPTRPQLIGRQREQGRWALVIGDVMGKGVPAGLLMTLLRGMLRAEVSSGLPPDQILHDLNQLAQEDLAQSHRFVTLFYSDFDPRTRLLRYANAAHNPPLIWRRIRHTVERLDAPGLLIGLQSEAEYGCEQIVLEPGDVLLCYTDGVTEASGLNGERFDEERLVQALQTACRSGGGAQGILDQLFARLDRFVGADRPLDDDASMVVLKVREEVTLPSVSSRLPS from the coding sequence GTGAGCAACTTGCCGCCTGCCTATCACTCTCATCCCGGCGGAGTGGGCTCCCTGAAGCCGGCATCCGCCGTCGCTTCACTGCGTCAACTGCTGGACAGCCTGGGCAAGGAGCAGCGCCGCAATCAGGAATTGCTGGCGTCCTTGGCCTTTGCCCTGCGCAGCTTCACCAACCTGGAGCGCTTCCTGGAGTTGGTCCCCCTCGTGGCGACGCGCTTGGTGGAGGCGGAAGGGGCGGTGCTGGTGGTCTTCCACCCCGATGGCCGGCTCTGGCGCGAGCAGCTCCACGGCAGTCACCCCGAGTTGCTGCGGCAGTTGGCAACGCTTTCGGATGAGCAGCTGCAGCAGGCCTCCGGCGATGAGGCGGTGGCTCAACTGCTGGATGCTCTGGTGCGCCGGCAGTTGGGGGATCGCCCCTTGGTCGCCACCTCCCTGGCCGCCCGCAGTCGTGTTCGCGGCCGCCTGTATGTCTTCGGGTCCAAGGCGGGCCTGAGCTGGAGCGAGAGTCACCGCCGCCATGTCCAACTCGTGGCGGATCTCGCCGGGGTCGCGGTGGAGGGGGATCAGTTGTTGCAGGAGGCCCGGCGCCATGAGCGGCTCGATCGCCAGCTCTCCACCGGCGGTGAAATCCAGGCCCAGTTGCTGCCGGACCACTGCCCCGTGATTGAGGGGGTGGAATTGGCCGCGCGCTGCCGGCCGGCCTTTGAAGTGGGTGGCGATTATTTCGATTTCATTCCCACCCGGCCCCAGCTGATAGGCCGCCAGCGGGAGCAGGGGCGTTGGGCCCTGGTGATTGGCGATGTGATGGGCAAGGGGGTCCCCGCGGGCCTGTTGATGACGCTGCTGCGGGGCATGCTCCGGGCTGAGGTCTCCAGCGGCTTGCCCCCTGATCAGATCCTCCACGACCTGAACCAATTGGCCCAGGAGGACCTGGCCCAGTCCCATCGCTTTGTCACGCTCTTCTATTCCGACTTCGATCCCCGCACGCGGCTGCTGCGCTACGCCAACGCCGCCCACAATCCGCCCTTGATCTGGCGGCGGATTCGCCACACGGTCGAACGCCTGGATGCACCGGGTCTGTTGATCGGCCTGCAGAGCGAGGCGGAGTACGGCTGCGAGCAGATCGTGCTGGAGCCAGGCGATGTCTTGCTCTGCTACACCGACGGCGTCACGGAAGCCTCCGGCCTCAATGGCGAGCGCTTCGATGAGGAGCGTCTGGTCCAGGCTCTGCAAACGGCTTGCCGCTCCGGCGGTGGGGCCCAAGGAATCCTGGATCAGCTGTTCGCGCGCCTGGATCGCTTTGTTGGAGCGGATCGCCCCCTCGATGACGATGCCTCGATGGTGGTGCTGAAGGTGCGCGAAGAGGTGACGCTGCCGAGTGTGAGTAGTCGCCTGCCAAGCTGA
- the ftsY gene encoding signal recognition particle-docking protein FtsY: protein MVYDWFNRSASPQDPQDPQPEQAAEPPAQDEAPVAPTPAAAEPSDIDQDALDWARQAYARLKAQQEAQKQEAAAAAAEPQPEPTPPAETTPVSTPDPVQAVQTPEPATGLSLLEQAAAQRAQRQQEQLDRAIETPPAPVEPTPAATDEAAPSLGDFDEDFTWSAEVLAAQGRQLSDISLEEIDWLGRLRRGMEKTRQGFVTQLLDTLGDDPLTPEVLDDLESLLLRADVGVQATDQVLEALRKRLNEEVVEPEEGIRFLKDQLKGLLDHPIKASGTALLAPERGRLNVWLMVGVNGVGKTTTLGKLANLAIRSGYSCLIAAADTFRAAAVQQVQVWGERSGVTVVSNPSANADPAAVVYDAIGAAQAKGTDLVLVDTAGRLQTKHNLMEELTKVRRIVDKLAPDAEVQSLLVLDASQGQNGLKQAMAFAQAAGLTGVVLTKLDGSSRGGVALAVSSEAGLPIRFIGAGEGIRDLRPFNSFEFVEALLAK, encoded by the coding sequence ATGGTTTACGACTGGTTCAATCGCAGCGCGTCCCCTCAGGACCCCCAGGATCCCCAGCCGGAACAGGCCGCTGAGCCACCTGCCCAGGACGAGGCCCCGGTAGCTCCCACTCCTGCAGCTGCGGAGCCCTCAGACATCGATCAGGACGCTCTCGATTGGGCGCGCCAGGCCTATGCCCGCCTTAAGGCCCAGCAAGAAGCGCAGAAGCAAGAAGCCGCCGCTGCTGCTGCTGAGCCACAACCCGAACCAACACCCCCGGCGGAGACCACACCGGTCTCGACTCCCGATCCCGTTCAGGCCGTCCAGACTCCCGAGCCTGCTACAGGCTTGTCCTTGCTGGAGCAGGCAGCAGCCCAGCGGGCCCAGCGTCAGCAGGAGCAGCTGGACCGGGCCATCGAGACCCCGCCCGCTCCTGTCGAACCGACTCCAGCGGCGACCGATGAAGCAGCCCCGAGCCTGGGGGACTTCGATGAGGACTTCACCTGGTCGGCCGAGGTGTTGGCCGCCCAGGGCCGCCAGCTCTCAGACATTTCCCTCGAGGAAATCGACTGGCTGGGGCGCCTGCGCCGGGGCATGGAGAAGACCCGCCAGGGCTTCGTCACCCAGTTGCTCGATACCCTCGGTGACGACCCGCTGACCCCAGAGGTCCTCGACGACCTCGAATCGTTGTTGCTCCGCGCGGATGTCGGGGTGCAAGCCACTGACCAGGTCCTGGAGGCCCTTCGTAAGCGCCTCAACGAGGAAGTCGTCGAGCCCGAGGAGGGCATTCGCTTCCTCAAAGACCAGCTGAAGGGTCTGCTCGATCACCCCATCAAGGCCAGCGGCACTGCGTTGCTTGCCCCAGAGCGGGGTCGCCTAAACGTTTGGCTGATGGTCGGCGTGAATGGGGTCGGTAAAACCACCACCCTGGGCAAGCTCGCCAATCTGGCGATCCGCAGTGGCTACAGCTGCCTGATTGCTGCTGCTGACACCTTCCGGGCCGCGGCAGTGCAACAGGTTCAGGTGTGGGGTGAGCGCAGCGGCGTCACGGTGGTCTCCAACCCTTCCGCGAATGCTGATCCTGCGGCGGTGGTCTACGACGCGATCGGTGCGGCTCAGGCCAAGGGCACCGATCTGGTGCTGGTGGACACCGCCGGTCGCCTGCAGACCAAGCACAACCTGATGGAGGAGCTCACCAAGGTGCGCCGGATCGTCGACAAGCTGGCCCCGGATGCTGAGGTTCAGTCCCTGCTCGTGCTCGATGCCAGCCAGGGCCAGAACGGTTTGAAGCAAGCCATGGCCTTCGCCCAGGCCGCCGGTCTCACCGGTGTCGTGCTGACCAAGCTCGATGGAAGTTCGCGCGGCGGTGTCGCTTTGGCGGTTTCCTCCGAAGCGGGTTTACCGATCCGCTTTATCGGTGCGGGCGAAGGGATCCGTGATTTGAGGCCCTTCAACAGCTTCGAGTTCGTCGAGGCACTGCTGGCCAAATAA
- the nusB gene encoding transcription antitermination factor NusB — MQSRSVARELALLMLGQVSDRQPSADTSLDTLLQQALASLSQHVREALDQAATELQAAQQQLLDSELQDQGAVGQLPRIRQHLQDGLEHAENGLNRLSASLELPRLLMLSDQEEIRRGAIDRARAVLSGRADLDQRLDAVMEGWRLTRLPRIDRDILRLAAVDIEQFNTPAPVACNEAVELANRYSDEQGRRMINGVLRRFTNAPAKS; from the coding sequence ATGCAGAGCCGCTCCGTAGCCCGCGAACTGGCCCTGCTGATGCTCGGTCAGGTCAGTGACCGTCAGCCCAGCGCCGACACCTCCCTGGACACCCTGCTGCAACAGGCCCTGGCTTCCCTGAGCCAACACGTGCGGGAGGCCCTCGATCAGGCCGCCACCGAATTGCAGGCCGCCCAACAGCAGCTTCTCGACAGCGAGTTGCAGGACCAGGGCGCCGTTGGTCAGTTGCCCCGCATTCGCCAGCACCTCCAGGACGGCCTGGAGCATGCCGAGAACGGCCTGAACCGCCTGTCCGCCAGCCTGGAGCTTCCGCGGCTGCTGATGCTCTCGGATCAAGAGGAGATCCGCCGCGGTGCGATCGATCGAGCCCGGGCAGTGCTCTCGGGTCGTGCCGATCTGGATCAGCGCTTGGATGCGGTGATGGAGGGCTGGCGCCTGACCCGGCTGCCTCGGATTGACCGGGACATCCTGCGGCTCGCAGCCGTGGACATCGAGCAGTTCAACACCCCCGCGCCGGTGGCTTGCAATGAGGCCGTCGAGCTGGCCAACCGCTACAGCGATGAGCAGGGCCGCCGCATGATCAACGGCGTGCTGCGTCGTTTCACTAACGCCCCCGCCAAGAGCTGA
- a CDS encoding DUF502 domain-containing protein, which produces MVQSSPRPEQPLGDRLQQDLKNDLIAGLLVVIPLATTIWLATTVSRFVLAFLTSIPKQLNPFNTLNPVLQELINLGLGLLVPLLGILLIGLMARNIVGRWLLEFGEGTLQRIPVAGSVYKTLKQLLETFLRDNSSRFRRVVLVEYPREGLYALGFVTGVLGATLSAGFEKPMLSVFIPTAPNPTTGWYAVVPESSVQDLDLSVEDAFRTIISAGIVNPDERETPASRSFSSLLAQLRAPAYSPLPSNKA; this is translated from the coding sequence GTGGTGCAATCGAGTCCCAGACCTGAGCAACCGCTGGGCGATCGTCTCCAGCAGGACCTCAAGAACGACCTGATCGCCGGTCTGTTGGTGGTGATTCCGCTCGCCACCACGATCTGGTTGGCGACGACGGTGAGTCGCTTCGTGTTGGCGTTTTTGACGTCGATTCCGAAGCAGCTCAACCCCTTCAACACCCTCAACCCTGTGCTGCAGGAGTTGATCAACCTGGGCCTGGGTCTGCTGGTTCCCCTGCTCGGGATCCTGTTGATTGGCCTGATGGCCCGCAACATCGTCGGCCGCTGGTTGCTGGAATTTGGCGAGGGCACGCTGCAACGGATTCCCGTGGCGGGTTCCGTCTACAAGACCCTCAAGCAATTGCTGGAGACCTTCCTGCGGGATAACTCCAGCCGTTTCCGCCGCGTCGTGCTGGTGGAGTACCCCCGCGAGGGGCTCTACGCCCTGGGCTTCGTGACTGGCGTTCTGGGGGCAACCCTGTCGGCTGGCTTTGAGAAGCCGATGCTGAGCGTCTTTATCCCTACCGCCCCGAACCCCACCACCGGCTGGTACGCCGTGGTGCCGGAGTCCTCCGTACAGGATCTGGATCTTTCGGTGGAAGACGCCTTCCGCACGATCATCTCGGCGGGCATCGTCAATCCCGATGAGCGTGAGACCCCGGCCAGCCGCAGTTTCTCCAGCCTTCTCGCCCAGCTCAGGGCCCCTGCCTACTCCCCACTTCCCTCCAATAAGGCCTGA
- a CDS encoding HpsJ family protein, protein MSSAVAGRFSSLLRWLGITLVLLLALQLLAVLSVNGWGDESFRQLLSSTLITQSPMALVGMLLMLIAARLEDPQSGPTPLRWTACVISGVLALALLFTVPATIGGDQSLSEQTNQSLQAQRGQLEMAKAQLDNPKVLEQVIEQGVQTGQIPETASEDEKKKVARAFMQSQLQQAENQIKQAETRRDLALNQRRIGGTGTAVVLVIAFALLALAAVL, encoded by the coding sequence GTGAGTTCAGCAGTTGCAGGACGCTTCTCCAGTTTGTTGCGCTGGCTAGGGATCACGCTGGTGCTGCTGCTGGCGCTGCAATTGCTGGCGGTGCTCTCGGTCAACGGTTGGGGCGATGAGAGCTTCCGTCAGCTGCTGAGCTCCACCCTGATCACCCAGTCGCCGATGGCTCTGGTGGGGATGCTGTTGATGCTGATCGCTGCGCGGCTCGAGGATCCCCAGTCCGGTCCGACGCCCCTGCGTTGGACGGCGTGCGTGATCAGTGGGGTTCTGGCGCTGGCGCTGTTGTTCACCGTTCCCGCCACCATCGGCGGTGATCAGAGCCTGAGCGAGCAGACCAACCAGTCCCTGCAGGCCCAACGCGGCCAGTTGGAGATGGCCAAGGCCCAGCTCGACAACCCCAAGGTGCTGGAGCAGGTGATCGAGCAGGGGGTTCAAACCGGTCAGATCCCCGAGACGGCCAGCGAGGACGAGAAGAAGAAGGTCGCTCGCGCCTTCATGCAAAGCCAGCTGCAGCAGGCGGAGAACCAAATCAAACAGGCCGAAACCCGCCGTGATTTGGCCTTGAACCAACGTCGGATTGGTGGCACAGGCACCGCTGTTGTTCTGGTGATTGCCTTTGCCCTGCTTGCCCTGGCGGCTGTTCTGTAG
- the queG gene encoding tRNA epoxyqueuosine(34) reductase QueG yields the protein MELGFNLVGIASASGSERIRLRNAALQRWLSAGHQGEMAWMQDPRRQAIEALLPGVRSVLAVGLNYYVDRQPAPGSLKVARYGWGRDYHRVIDGRLRALGRWLESNQPQTQWRACVDSTPLLDKAWAEEAGLGWIGKHSNLINRDWGSWLLIGHLLIDLELPADEPATPHCGACRACLDACPTQAITEPFVVDARRCIAFHTIENRADQLPADIASDLNGWVAGCDICQDVCPWNQQALVSSSDPDLQPRPWWLDLQGADALDWNDSEWDEKLRASALRRIKPSMWRRNIAAALG from the coding sequence ATGGAGTTGGGCTTCAACCTGGTGGGGATTGCCTCAGCGAGCGGTAGCGAGCGGATCCGCCTGCGCAACGCCGCCCTGCAGCGCTGGCTGAGCGCGGGGCATCAGGGCGAGATGGCCTGGATGCAGGACCCCAGACGGCAAGCCATTGAGGCCTTGCTGCCTGGGGTCCGCAGTGTTCTGGCGGTGGGGCTGAACTACTACGTCGATCGCCAGCCTGCGCCCGGCAGCTTGAAGGTGGCCCGTTACGGCTGGGGCCGGGACTACCACCGGGTGATCGATGGACGCCTACGGGCCCTGGGGCGTTGGCTCGAGAGCAACCAGCCGCAGACCCAATGGCGCGCCTGCGTCGACAGCACACCCCTGCTGGATAAGGCTTGGGCCGAGGAAGCGGGCCTGGGCTGGATCGGGAAACACAGCAACCTGATCAACCGCGACTGGGGCTCCTGGCTGCTGATCGGGCATCTATTGATCGACCTGGAGCTCCCCGCTGATGAACCCGCTACGCCCCACTGCGGGGCCTGCCGCGCCTGCCTGGACGCCTGCCCGACTCAGGCGATCACCGAGCCGTTTGTTGTCGATGCCCGCCGCTGCATCGCCTTCCACACGATCGAGAACCGGGCGGACCAGTTGCCGGCAGACATCGCCTCGGACTTGAACGGCTGGGTGGCCGGCTGCGACATCTGCCAGGACGTCTGCCCCTGGAACCAGCAAGCCCTGGTCTCCAGCAGCGATCCGGATCTGCAGCCCAGGCCGTGGTGGCTGGATCTCCAAGGGGCTGATGCCCTGGACTGGAACGACAGCGAGTGGGACGAGAAGCTGCGGGCCTCCGCCCTGCGGCGGATCAAGCCCTCAATGTGGAGGCGAAACATTGCAGCAGCCCTAGGCTGA
- a CDS encoding tetratricopeptide repeat protein, whose translation MAARWLKVLATAPLMLASLTGPPAKALVPYVVLPSERNLEAAGLGIAQAASRLLKLGQAEEAASLAALTVQLIPTDARGWLLLAEAQLRSGEDAEASASLEQARNLDPRNAGILFAQGSLALKANQPARAVELIREGQRIDGKNAGSYFDLGNGYILLGESKAALSAFERASKLRSDFWEAINNQSLVLYEQRKDAEAIQRWRSVLAIRPTAAEPMLALAAALNAQDPSNGESLDLAKRALAGDPNYVLSSYQQEQLWGTRLREATSVLLANASLKGDVERAQANADAEPAEQPR comes from the coding sequence ATGGCCGCGCGCTGGTTGAAGGTTCTGGCCACAGCGCCCCTGATGCTGGCAAGCCTCACTGGCCCCCCCGCCAAGGCACTGGTGCCCTACGTCGTGCTGCCCAGCGAGCGCAACCTCGAAGCCGCGGGGCTGGGCATTGCCCAGGCCGCCAGCCGACTCTTGAAATTGGGCCAAGCGGAAGAGGCCGCCAGTCTCGCGGCGCTGACCGTTCAGCTGATCCCAACGGATGCCCGGGGATGGCTGCTGCTGGCGGAAGCCCAGTTGCGCAGCGGCGAGGACGCCGAAGCCTCCGCATCGCTCGAGCAAGCGCGAAACCTGGACCCCCGCAATGCCGGGATCCTTTTTGCCCAGGGCTCCCTGGCCCTCAAAGCCAACCAACCGGCCCGCGCCGTTGAGCTGATCCGCGAAGGTCAGCGCATCGACGGCAAGAACGCCGGTTCCTACTTCGATCTGGGCAACGGCTACATCCTGCTGGGGGAATCCAAAGCGGCGCTCTCGGCCTTTGAGAGGGCCTCAAAGCTGCGCAGCGACTTCTGGGAGGCCATCAACAACCAGTCGCTAGTGCTCTACGAACAGCGCAAGGACGCCGAAGCGATCCAACGCTGGCGCTCCGTCCTGGCGATTCGGCCCACGGCAGCAGAACCGATGTTGGCCTTGGCTGCGGCTCTCAATGCCCAAGACCCCAGCAACGGCGAGAGCCTGGACCTGGCCAAGCGCGCCCTAGCGGGTGATCCCAACTACGTGCTGAGCAGCTATCAACAGGAGCAGCTCTGGGGCACGCGCCTGCGGGAAGCCACCAGCGTTCTGCTGGCGAACGCGAGCTTGAAGGGCGATGTGGAGCGGGCTCAGGCCAATGCCGATGCTGAGCCCGCGGAACAACCTCGGTAG
- a CDS encoding DNA topoisomerase (ATP-hydrolyzing) subunit A: MAKARPEKPLPDPSDERRIQPIELHQEMQRSYLEYAMSVIVGRALPDARDGLKPVQRRILFAMHELGLTPDRPYRKCARVVGDVLGKYHPHGDQAVYDALVRLVQTFASRNPLLDGHGNFGSVDDDPPAAMRYTETRLAPIANEAMLDEIGSDTVDFANNFDGSQQEPTVLPAQLPFLLLNGCTGIAVGMATNIPPHNLGEVVDALIALVRKPELSDEKLLELVPGPDFPTGGEVLTGSGLRDTYLYGRGSIPMRGVAHIEEIQPGKGRHKRGAVVITELPYQLSKAGWIEKLAEQVNDGKINGIADIRDESDRDGMRVVVELRRDANPEKVLADLQRRTALQSNYGAILLALVHGKPIQLSLRQLLQEFLDYRELTIIRRTKHALKRAEDRLEVVEGLITALNALQRVIEMITAAPDASNAKASLQVHLDINERQADAVLAMPLRRLTGLEQESLRKEADDLRQERARLRHLLDERPALLDTMVAEFKALKKRFATPRRTRLVEGGDELVAQRTAAQRPNTELLRQRAFEGLPSDGRLVIQADGQVKVIGPQLLGRLHLDEPAPLGDNPSPARLILPISSRPALLAFTDAGRVALLRWEFAGQNPGTLEKFLPEGMSGERVVQLLPLPQEAEGKSVGLLSSDGRFKRLPLAEFQDLSGRATSILKLKEGVSLKRVVLCQDGDDLVVSSSTGRLLRLEVNEENLPVMGRNAQGPVLLRLLPGEHVVSAATLKAEDSVLLATQQGLLKKLHAAEIRRCQRGDLGQICLRFEQRGDQLIDLQEFSGGLLCVILEDGQNSRISLESDHNALKKINMGSSSKIRVIFSLITS, from the coding sequence ATGGCCAAGGCGCGTCCCGAAAAGCCGCTGCCCGACCCATCCGACGAGCGTCGTATCCAGCCGATTGAGCTGCATCAGGAGATGCAGCGCTCCTATCTGGAATACGCCATGAGCGTGATCGTGGGACGGGCCTTGCCCGATGCCCGCGATGGCCTGAAGCCCGTGCAGCGGCGCATCCTGTTTGCAATGCACGAGCTGGGGTTGACCCCCGATCGCCCCTACCGGAAATGCGCCCGCGTGGTGGGCGACGTGCTCGGCAAATACCACCCCCACGGCGACCAAGCGGTCTACGACGCCCTGGTCCGGCTCGTGCAGACCTTCGCAAGCCGCAATCCCTTACTCGACGGCCATGGCAACTTTGGCTCGGTGGACGACGATCCACCGGCCGCCATGCGTTACACGGAAACGCGCCTAGCGCCCATCGCCAATGAGGCGATGCTCGATGAGATCGGCAGCGACACGGTCGATTTCGCCAACAACTTTGATGGCTCCCAGCAGGAGCCAACCGTGCTCCCGGCCCAGCTGCCCTTCCTGCTGCTGAACGGCTGCACCGGCATCGCCGTGGGCATGGCCACCAACATCCCTCCCCACAACCTTGGGGAGGTGGTGGATGCCTTGATTGCTCTGGTGCGCAAGCCCGAGCTGAGCGACGAGAAGCTGCTGGAGCTGGTGCCGGGCCCTGACTTCCCCACCGGCGGCGAAGTGCTCACCGGCAGCGGCCTCCGCGACACCTATCTCTACGGCCGCGGCAGCATCCCGATGCGGGGCGTCGCCCACATCGAGGAGATTCAGCCGGGCAAAGGACGCCACAAGCGCGGAGCCGTGGTGATCACCGAGTTGCCCTATCAACTCAGCAAAGCGGGCTGGATCGAGAAGCTGGCCGAGCAGGTCAACGACGGCAAGATCAACGGGATCGCGGACATTCGCGACGAGTCCGACCGCGACGGCATGCGGGTCGTGGTGGAGCTGCGCCGGGACGCCAACCCAGAGAAGGTGTTGGCCGATCTGCAGCGGCGCACGGCGCTGCAGAGCAACTACGGCGCGATCCTGCTGGCCCTCGTCCACGGAAAGCCAATCCAACTGAGCCTGCGCCAGCTCCTGCAGGAGTTCCTGGACTACCGGGAGCTGACGATCATTCGGCGAACCAAGCACGCCCTCAAGCGTGCGGAAGATCGCTTGGAAGTGGTCGAGGGTTTGATCACCGCCCTCAATGCATTGCAACGGGTGATCGAGATGATCACCGCCGCACCCGATGCCTCCAACGCCAAGGCCAGCCTGCAGGTCCACCTCGACATCAATGAGCGCCAGGCCGATGCGGTCCTCGCCATGCCCCTGCGACGGCTGACGGGCCTCGAGCAGGAAAGCCTGCGCAAGGAGGCGGACGACCTGCGCCAGGAGCGAGCCCGCCTTCGGCACCTGCTGGATGAACGTCCGGCGCTGCTCGACACCATGGTGGCGGAGTTCAAGGCCCTGAAAAAGCGCTTTGCCACCCCCCGCCGAACGCGGCTGGTGGAAGGTGGTGATGAGCTAGTCGCCCAACGCACCGCAGCCCAACGGCCCAACACGGAACTACTGCGCCAGCGCGCCTTTGAAGGGCTGCCCAGCGATGGCCGACTGGTGATCCAGGCCGATGGGCAGGTGAAGGTGATTGGCCCCCAATTGCTAGGACGACTTCACCTCGATGAGCCGGCACCTCTTGGCGACAACCCCTCGCCAGCACGCCTGATCCTGCCGATCAGCAGCAGGCCTGCGCTGTTGGCCTTCACGGACGCAGGTCGTGTGGCGTTGCTGCGCTGGGAGTTTGCCGGGCAGAACCCTGGCACCCTCGAGAAATTCCTACCCGAGGGGATGAGCGGAGAGCGGGTGGTCCAACTGCTGCCGCTCCCGCAAGAAGCGGAAGGAAAGAGCGTTGGCCTGCTGAGCAGTGATGGTCGTTTCAAGCGTCTTCCTCTGGCTGAATTCCAAGACCTCTCGGGTCGGGCGACCTCAATCCTCAAGCTCAAGGAAGGAGTAAGTCTTAAGCGCGTGGTGCTTTGTCAGGACGGCGACGATCTGGTGGTGAGCAGCAGCACCGGTCGCCTGCTGCGCCTAGAAGTCAACGAAGAGAACCTGCCGGTGATGGGCAGGAACGCCCAAGGGCCTGTGCTGCTGCGCCTTCTACCTGGTGAGCATGTGGTGAGTGCTGCAACGCTGAAAGCGGAGGACAGCGTGTTGCTCGCAACTCAGCAGGGTCTGCTCAAAAAGCTTCATGCCGCAGAAATCCGCCGCTGCCAGCGGGGAGATCTTGGACAGATCTGCCTGCGCTTTGAGCAACGGGGCGATCAGCTGATCGATCTTCAAGAATTCAGCGGAGGGCTGTTATGTGTAATCCTCGAGGATGGTCAAAATTCAAGAATCTCACTTGAGTCTGACCACAATGCCCTCAAAAAGATCAATATGGGATCGTCCAGTAAAATAAGAGTAATATTCAGCTTGATAACAAGTTAG